Within Staphylococcus sp. NRL 16/872, the genomic segment ATGATACTTTTCCTCACGCCATAGCTTTTCAATATAACCACGTTCTTTCATAACATCACTCCTTTCTCGTTTCTATAGTAATTATTAATGTATTACCACTGCACTCAATATTTAATGTATAAGATAATAAAAAAGATCAAAATCCTATTATCAATGATAAGATTTTGATCTTATTTTTAAATAAATCATTCATTTTTCAAAGTTGCTGTTTACGCCACAAGAAGATACTAACAATCATTACAAGTATGAGTGAAATGCCGACAACGATCATCCATGAGAGATAACTTTTATCATCAATTGGAAGCGGCACGTTCATTCCAAAGAAACTAAAAACAAGTGTTGGCAATGTAAGTAAAACGGTAAATAACGTCAATGTTTTCATAATGTTATTCATTTCATTAGATAGTAATGAAGAGTATGATGTCGTAATACTTTCTAGGATACTTGTATAAAGTTCAGTTGTCTCAATCGCTTGGTTATTTTCAATCACTAAATCTTCAAGTAAATCCTCATCTTCTTCGAAACGTTTAATCGCTGGTAAGCGGAATAGTTTTTTAATAATAGTATCGTTCCCTTTTAGTGCGGCTAAGAAGTATACTAAACTTTTTTCAACTTCCATTAATTTGTAAAGTTGTTTGTTAGTAATATTATTTTTCAATTCACGTTCTATACGAATTCGTGATTTATTCAAAAGTCGTAAATTTCTGTTGTAGTGGTTAGAAATTGTTAAGAGAATATCTAATGCAAAGCGACTGTGATATTTCAAATTAACATTATCTTGGCGTGTATAATTTTCTAAGAATTCATTCTCAGCATCGCAAATAGTTAAAATAATTCCTTTTCCGATAACAATGCCTAAAGGAATGGTTACGAATGAAAGCACACGTCGATTCGTAGAGCTAACAATTGGTAAATCGACAATAATTAATGAGTAACCCGTATCCTCATCATATTCAATACGTGCACTTTCCTCGGAATCTAATGGATCTCGAATAAAGTCTTCAGGAAGATTATATTGTTCAATTAACTCCTCGATTTCTTCTCTATCTGGTTCTACAACATTAATCCATGATGCAGAACGATCTAACAGTGTTGTTTCAACAATTTCATTAGTCGTTGTATGTTTGTATGCAGTTAGCATGGTTAATGGTTCCTTTCATATTCAATTAGTCTAAGTTGTTTGAGTACGTGCGTAATGATTTTCTGCCATAATTCTTAATGGACCGTTGTAAACGATTTTGAAAATGTGTTGCGTCAATTCATCAACAGTAATACGATTGTCATCCTGTACCCAATATTTAATAGTGGAAATGGTGGCACCGGCTACATAACTATGAAAATACATTTCAGGGATGCCATCAATTTCATGATTAACACTTATATATTTTTGCATATTTTCCTTTATTAAGAAATAAATTTTATCTTCAAGCTTACTTTTTCTATTTAATTGAAGAATAGTATGGTAGAAGTCAATATTATCAGCAATATGTTGCAAGATCTTCGTTAACGTATTATTTATAAATTCATCCGCGATATTTTCTGGGGAACTAGCATTAAAATGATTGAATTGGGATAAAGACCATATTTCAGAAATATATTCATCTTCCATATCTGATAATAGCGTATATTTATCTTCATAATGTAAGTAAAATGTACCACGATTAATATCAGCTTGATTGGAAATATCTTGAACAGTAATTTTATCGAGATCTTTTTCTTTTAGTAGCTGTATAAAGGCTTTCTTTATTGCTGACTTTGTCTTTCTGATTCGCCTATCTTCTTTCATATATATCGACCTCCAATAAGTTATTAGACAAAAATAACTAATCTGTTCAAAACCATACGCTATTCGCATAATTGATTATTGTTTATTTTTGACTACCTCATTATAATTTACAACGTATTAAATATTCAACACATTGTTCAATAAAAAATAGGAGGTATTAGAAGATGCATATTTTCAAAAGTATTTTACTTTGGGCTACACCTTTAGCTGCGATTGCTTTATTAGTTATCTTTTCTTTAGCATTTTATCCAGCATTCAATCCAAAACCTAAAGAAATGCCAATTGCAGTTGTAAATAATGATAAAGGCGTAGATATCCAAGGTCATAAAGTAAATATTGGTAAAAAAATTGAAGATAAATTAATGGATAGTCGTTCTGAAACAATTAAATGGATTAACGTAGACGACGAATCAGATATTCAAAAAGATATGGAAAATGAAAAATATTATGGGGTTGCTATTTTTGATGAAGACTTCTCAAAAAATGCGATGAGCAAAACGCAAAAAGTAGTCATGGATAGCAAAAAATCAGAAATGCAACAAAAGGTTGAATCAGGAGAGGTTCCACCTCAAGCAGCAAAAGAAATGCAAGAAAAAATGGGGAATAAAAGTGTTGATGTAAAACAAGCTACTTTCAAAACAATTGTTAACAAAGGCGTTAGCATGCAAGCATCTCAAATGGTGTCAAAAGTTTTAAGTGGTATGGGCGATAATTTGAATAATCAAATTACTAAACAAAGTATCGATACGTTATCTAAACAAGACGTAAAAGTAGACGCATCTGATATTAAAGGCATTACAAACCCTGTTAAAGTTGATAACCAAGACTTACATTCAATTGCTAGCCATCAAGGTGGCGGTAATGCAGCATTCTTAATGTTTATGCCAGTATGGATGGGCTCATTAGTATCATCTGTATTATTATTCTTTGCATTTAGAACAAGTAATAATGTCGAAAGGAAACAACGTATTATTGCTTCATTAGGACAAATTGTTGTAGCAGTCATTACAGCGGTATTAGGAAGCTTTAGCTTCGTTTACTTCATGCATGGTGTATTAGGATTTGACTTCGGTTTAGGTCATATTAATCGCGTAGCATTATTCTTAACAATTTCAATGTTAGGATTTATCGGTTTAATCTTAGGAATTATGGTTTGGTTAGGTATGAAAGCTTTACCAATCTTCATTCTACTTATGTTCTTTAGCATGCAACTTGTTACATTGCCTAAAGAAATGCTTCCAAAAAAATATCAAACTTGGGTATATAACATCGATCCGTTTACACATTATGCTAATTCTTTAAGAAGAATTATTTACATGAATGAGCATCTTACTATGAATACAACAACTTGGATGATGGTTGGCTTTATGATCTTCGGTGTAATTTCAGTTATTGTATCTGCAATGGTTAGAAAACATAGTACAAAACGTACTGAAGTACCATCATAAGAATAATTTGAGAAACCTTAGTTTAGCCAAAATAATGGTTAAACTGGGGTTTATTTTTCAAGAATTAAAATCTGAAAATTTAAACTTTAATATATCGGTTGACTATTTTTTGAAAGAGAGTATTATATTCGTTAGATATCTAACTAAATGGAGTGAGGATATGGAAGCAACATATCAATACTTAATCAGAATGTTAGCACATGAAATGAAAAATTACGCTGACAGAAAATTAGATGAGTATAATGTGACCCAAGAACAAAGTCATACGCTAGGTTATATCTATCGACATAAAGACAAAAGTATCACGCAGAATGAATTATTAAAAACGT encodes:
- a CDS encoding magnesium transporter CorA family protein, encoding MLTAYKHTTTNEIVETTLLDRSASWINVVEPDREEIEELIEQYNLPEDFIRDPLDSEESARIEYDEDTGYSLIIVDLPIVSSTNRRVLSFVTIPLGIVIGKGIILTICDAENEFLENYTRQDNVNLKYHSRFALDILLTISNHYNRNLRLLNKSRIRIERELKNNITNKQLYKLMEVEKSLVYFLAALKGNDTIIKKLFRLPAIKRFEEDEDLLEDLVIENNQAIETTELYTSILESITTSYSSLLSNEMNNIMKTLTLFTVLLTLPTLVFSFFGMNVPLPIDDKSYLSWMIVVGISLILVMIVSIFLWRKQQL
- a CDS encoding TetR/AcrR family transcriptional regulator, which gives rise to MKEDRRIRKTKSAIKKAFIQLLKEKDLDKITVQDISNQADINRGTFYLHYEDKYTLLSDMEDEYISEIWSLSQFNHFNASSPENIADEFINNTLTKILQHIADNIDFYHTILQLNRKSKLEDKIYFLIKENMQKYISVNHEIDGIPEMYFHSYVAGATISTIKYWVQDDNRITVDELTQHIFKIVYNGPLRIMAENHYARTQTT
- a CDS encoding ABC transporter permease gives rise to the protein MHIFKSILLWATPLAAIALLVIFSLAFYPAFNPKPKEMPIAVVNNDKGVDIQGHKVNIGKKIEDKLMDSRSETIKWINVDDESDIQKDMENEKYYGVAIFDEDFSKNAMSKTQKVVMDSKKSEMQQKVESGEVPPQAAKEMQEKMGNKSVDVKQATFKTIVNKGVSMQASQMVSKVLSGMGDNLNNQITKQSIDTLSKQDVKVDASDIKGITNPVKVDNQDLHSIASHQGGGNAAFLMFMPVWMGSLVSSVLLFFAFRTSNNVERKQRIIASLGQIVVAVITAVLGSFSFVYFMHGVLGFDFGLGHINRVALFLTISMLGFIGLILGIMVWLGMKALPIFILLMFFSMQLVTLPKEMLPKKYQTWVYNIDPFTHYANSLRRIIYMNEHLTMNTTTWMMVGFMIFGVISVIVSAMVRKHSTKRTEVPS